One window from the genome of Echinicola vietnamensis DSM 17526 encodes:
- a CDS encoding DUF1015 domain-containing protein, producing the protein MAEIIPFRAWRYAPKFRPQISQLSLPALESYDEDNLSSRYRLPQNSIHLALPESPSPTKAATLLDNWKSSGVLIQDPLPSIYVYFQHFNLPGSSNLYCRKGFIAFIRAYHWEDRVVLRHEDTISHALPNRVQQLEKSQIHPTPTLGLYEDPQDALTPLMDQAMKTPLYDFKNDLGIREQLAAITQEKDIMQFVQLLKGQQVILADGHHRFQAAILHRDNCKRKGATHTGMEGYNYHMMNFTNLHSDALKILPTHRVISNVNITKEHLLQKTALYFTVERIPDDTSLESFTITKPWTYMLMLRGDAYEISLRKEKFNQFAATLPDTVKRLDISVLHYFFVECIIGIPMNEQRSSEQITFETDLIKCQEKLSQHQADVAIITREISVNTVMEVCKSGYTLPQKTTNFYPKTSSGLLFGSIKENEFSTFP; encoded by the coding sequence ATGGCTGAAATCATACCGTTCAGGGCTTGGCGGTATGCCCCGAAATTTCGCCCTCAGATCAGCCAATTATCGTTGCCCGCACTGGAAAGCTACGATGAAGACAACCTATCCTCCCGTTATCGACTACCCCAAAACAGTATCCACCTTGCACTGCCGGAATCACCGTCCCCTACCAAAGCTGCAACACTTTTGGACAATTGGAAATCTTCTGGTGTCCTGATACAAGATCCTCTCCCCTCCATTTATGTTTATTTTCAGCATTTCAACTTGCCTGGATCATCCAATTTATATTGTAGAAAAGGGTTTATTGCGTTTATAAGAGCTTATCATTGGGAAGACAGGGTGGTGTTAAGACATGAAGACACCATTTCCCATGCACTGCCCAATAGGGTTCAGCAATTGGAAAAATCCCAAATACATCCTACCCCTACCCTTGGGCTCTATGAAGATCCCCAAGACGCCTTGACGCCCTTAATGGACCAGGCCATGAAAACACCGCTCTATGATTTCAAAAATGATCTAGGAATCCGGGAACAGTTGGCAGCAATCACCCAAGAAAAGGATATCATGCAGTTTGTGCAGCTCTTAAAGGGCCAACAAGTTATTTTGGCAGATGGCCACCATAGGTTCCAAGCCGCTATCCTTCATCGAGACAATTGTAAAAGGAAAGGCGCCACGCACACCGGAATGGAAGGTTACAACTATCATATGATGAATTTCACCAATCTCCATTCGGATGCCTTAAAAATCCTTCCTACCCATAGGGTGATCTCGAATGTCAACATTACTAAGGAGCATTTACTGCAAAAAACAGCCTTGTACTTTACAGTAGAACGTATTCCAGATGACACCTCACTTGAATCATTTACCATCACCAAACCTTGGACGTATATGCTTATGCTAAGAGGGGATGCCTATGAAATATCCTTGCGTAAAGAGAAATTCAACCAATTTGCGGCAACCCTACCAGATACCGTTAAACGTTTGGATATATCGGTATTGCATTATTTCTTTGTTGAATGTATCATAGGTATTCCGATGAACGAACAGCGATCATCGGAACAAATCACATTTGAAACAGACCTTATAAAATGCCAAGAGAAACTATCCCAACACCAAGCTGATGTAGCCATCATTACTAGGGAGATATCTGTTAATACGGTCATGGAAGTATGTAAATCGGGCTATACACTCCCACAAAAAACCACCAATTTTTATCCAAAAACATCCTCAGGTTTGCTTTTTGGTTCTATCAAAGAAAATGAATTCAGTACCTTTCCTTAA
- a CDS encoding aminotransferase class I/II-fold pyridoxal phosphate-dependent enzyme yields the protein MDIFEKLNTNLGPLGKHSDLSEGYFMFPKLEGEIAPRMKFKGEEVLTWSLNNYLGLANHPEIRKADAEAAKRWGAAYPMGARMMSGNTDMHEQLENELAAFVGKEKAYLLNYGYQGIMSVIDSLVDRKDVIVYDSECHASIIDGLRMHMGKRFVYPHNDMESFEKQLIRAEKLTNETGGGILVITEGVFGMTGNMGDLKGIVKYKEKYQFRLVVDDAHGFGTMGPTGAGAGEAQGVQDQVDLYFSTFAKSMAGIGAFVAGDTKVVHYLKYNMRSQIFAKALPMIFVEGALKRLEMIRENPKHKERLWEVVNALQNGLKEKGFSIGTTTTPVTPVVLNGTVGEAATLSKDLRENYNIFCSVVIYPVVPKGMIILRLIPTAAHTLEDVSETIIAFEAIKDKLTSGYYKTTELATSFGE from the coding sequence TTGGATATATTTGAAAAATTAAACACGAATCTAGGCCCCTTGGGCAAACATTCGGATTTGTCTGAAGGATATTTCATGTTCCCGAAGTTGGAAGGTGAAATTGCACCTAGAATGAAATTTAAAGGGGAGGAAGTGCTGACCTGGAGTTTGAACAACTACTTAGGACTGGCCAATCACCCTGAAATCAGAAAAGCTGATGCAGAAGCTGCCAAGAGATGGGGAGCTGCCTATCCCATGGGCGCTAGAATGATGTCAGGAAACACTGATATGCATGAGCAGTTGGAAAATGAATTGGCAGCATTTGTAGGGAAGGAAAAGGCTTACTTACTCAACTACGGCTATCAGGGAATTATGTCCGTCATCGATTCTCTAGTGGATCGTAAGGATGTCATCGTGTACGATAGCGAATGCCATGCCTCTATCATCGATGGACTGAGAATGCACATGGGCAAGCGCTTTGTGTATCCTCATAATGATATGGAGAGCTTCGAAAAGCAATTGATCAGAGCTGAGAAGCTTACCAATGAAACCGGAGGAGGTATCTTGGTGATCACCGAAGGAGTTTTCGGGATGACCGGTAATATGGGAGACCTCAAAGGTATCGTCAAGTACAAGGAAAAGTACCAATTCAGATTAGTGGTGGATGATGCCCACGGATTCGGAACTATGGGGCCTACAGGTGCCGGTGCCGGTGAAGCTCAGGGGGTACAAGATCAAGTGGACCTTTATTTCTCCACTTTTGCCAAGTCAATGGCTGGAATTGGAGCATTTGTGGCCGGTGATACCAAGGTGGTACACTACCTGAAATACAATATGCGTTCCCAGATTTTTGCCAAGGCGTTGCCGATGATTTTCGTGGAAGGAGCCTTGAAAAGGTTGGAGATGATTCGCGAAAACCCTAAGCACAAAGAAAGATTATGGGAAGTAGTCAATGCCCTTCAGAACGGCCTTAAAGAGAAAGGCTTCAGCATCGGTACGACTACCACTCCGGTGACTCCTGTGGTCCTGAACGGTACCGTAGGCGAAGCAGCGACGCTTAGCAAGGACCTCCGTGAAAATTACAATATATTCTGTTCTGTGGTGATCTATCCGGTCGTGCCAAAAGGCATGATTATCCTCCGTTTGATCCCTACTGCAGCGCATACGTTGGAAGATGTAAGTGAAACGATTATTGCCTTTGAAGCCATTAAGGACAAATTGACCAGTGGCTATTATAAAACTACCGAATTGGCAACCTCATTTGGAGAATAA
- a CDS encoding acetyl-CoA carboxylase biotin carboxylase subunit encodes MPKIRKILVANRGEIALRIMRTIREMGLKSVAVYSEVDKNAPHVLYADESYCLGPAPSHKSYLLGERIIEACQALGADAIHPGYGFLSENTAFAKKVADAGLIFIGPSPESIEIMGDKLAAKKAVSHYDIPMVPGTDHAILDIQEAKKTAVEIGYPILIKASAGGGGKGMRIVQDEGEFEEQMKRAVSEAQSAFGDGAVFIEKYITSPRHIEIQILADQHGNYLHLFERECSVQRRHQKVIEEAPSAVVNQEMRKAMGQAAIDVAKACQYYGAGTVEFIVDEALNFYFLEMNTRLQVEHPVTEMITGKDLVREQIFIAEGQALSFAQDDLTILGHAIETRVYAEDPTNNFLPDIGKLATYRLPQGPGIRVDDGFREGMEIPIYYDPMIAKLVTFEEDRPKAIQKMVRAIDDYHITGISTTLSFARFVMLHPAFQSGEFDTKFVEKHFAPSKLAENFSEEEEEILATIAAYLLPNAKQPSTNVNGQDQNNSKWKTRRMNG; translated from the coding sequence ATGCCAAAAATAAGAAAGATCCTGGTAGCCAACCGTGGGGAAATAGCCTTACGAATCATGAGAACCATCAGGGAAATGGGACTTAAAAGCGTAGCGGTCTACAGTGAGGTGGACAAAAACGCTCCACATGTGTTGTATGCAGACGAATCTTATTGCCTCGGGCCAGCACCTTCCCACAAATCCTATCTCCTCGGAGAACGCATCATTGAAGCGTGCCAAGCCCTCGGTGCAGATGCCATCCATCCGGGCTATGGCTTCCTATCGGAAAATACGGCCTTTGCTAAAAAGGTAGCTGACGCTGGACTCATTTTTATCGGCCCTTCTCCTGAATCAATCGAAATCATGGGAGACAAATTGGCGGCCAAAAAAGCCGTTTCCCACTATGACATCCCGATGGTTCCTGGGACCGACCATGCTATTCTGGACATCCAAGAAGCCAAAAAAACAGCGGTAGAAATTGGCTACCCTATCCTTATCAAGGCCAGTGCAGGAGGAGGTGGCAAAGGCATGCGCATCGTGCAAGACGAGGGGGAGTTTGAAGAACAGATGAAAAGGGCTGTCAGTGAAGCTCAGTCTGCTTTTGGTGATGGTGCCGTGTTTATCGAAAAATACATCACCTCTCCAAGGCATATTGAGATCCAAATCCTAGCAGATCAGCATGGAAATTACCTCCATTTGTTTGAAAGGGAATGCTCTGTACAGCGTCGGCACCAGAAAGTCATAGAAGAAGCTCCTTCTGCAGTGGTGAACCAAGAAATGAGAAAAGCGATGGGCCAGGCGGCCATTGATGTGGCCAAAGCCTGTCAATACTACGGTGCAGGCACGGTCGAATTTATCGTCGATGAGGCGCTTAATTTTTACTTCCTGGAAATGAATACACGGCTTCAGGTGGAGCATCCCGTAACCGAAATGATCACCGGGAAGGATTTGGTCCGGGAGCAAATTTTCATTGCGGAAGGCCAAGCACTTTCCTTCGCACAGGATGACCTTACCATTCTGGGCCACGCCATAGAAACCAGGGTCTATGCTGAAGATCCGACCAATAATTTCCTGCCTGACATTGGCAAATTGGCGACCTACCGGCTTCCACAGGGGCCCGGCATCCGCGTAGACGATGGCTTTCGGGAGGGCATGGAAATCCCCATCTATTATGATCCCATGATTGCCAAGCTGGTCACCTTTGAGGAAGATCGACCAAAGGCCATCCAAAAAATGGTCCGAGCCATTGACGATTACCATATCACAGGGATCTCGACCACGCTGTCCTTTGCCCGATTTGTCATGCTTCACCCTGCTTTTCAATCTGGTGAATTTGACACCAAGTTTGTCGAAAAGCATTTTGCACCAAGTAAATTGGCAGAGAATTTCTCAGAAGAGGAAGAGGAAATTTTGGCCACCATCGCCGCGTACCTGCTTCCGAACGCAAAACAGCCATCTACGAACGTTAATGGTCAAGATCAGAACAATTCCAAATGGAAAACCCGAAGGATGAATGGCTGA
- the dapA gene encoding 4-hydroxy-tetrahydrodipicolinate synthase has product MEQFIGTGVALVTPFDEEGNIDYNGLDKVIEHVIQGGADYLVVMGTTGEASTMSRKEKHDILAAAVKTNNGRLPIVYGIGANNTQAAIDEIDETDLSGVAALLSVSPYYNKPTQEGIYQHYIKVADASPVPIILYNVPGRTMSNITAATTLRLSEHPKIIGVKEASGDMVQCMDIIRKKPSDFLLISGDDMLTTSLKAIGGHGAISVLANAYPDIFKTICHGSAEESLAATFRLLDINAWMYVESNPVGVKNLLKHMGVCGDQVRLPLLRATESLDKKIKELAAKV; this is encoded by the coding sequence ATGGAACAATTTATTGGGACAGGGGTAGCATTAGTTACGCCGTTTGATGAAGAAGGGAATATTGATTATAATGGATTGGACAAGGTAATAGAGCATGTCATCCAGGGAGGAGCCGATTACTTGGTGGTCATGGGTACCACTGGAGAGGCATCCACCATGAGCCGCAAGGAAAAGCATGACATCCTTGCTGCAGCCGTTAAAACCAATAATGGAAGGTTACCCATCGTTTATGGTATCGGAGCCAATAACACGCAAGCTGCTATTGATGAAATAGATGAAACGGACCTTTCAGGGGTGGCCGCCTTGCTATCGGTCAGTCCGTACTATAATAAACCCACCCAAGAAGGAATCTATCAACACTATATCAAAGTGGCTGATGCCAGTCCAGTTCCAATTATCCTTTACAACGTCCCTGGCCGTACGATGTCCAATATCACGGCAGCGACGACCTTACGCCTTTCCGAACACCCTAAGATTATCGGCGTGAAAGAAGCTAGCGGCGATATGGTCCAATGCATGGATATCATCCGCAAAAAACCATCGGACTTTTTATTGATTTCTGGTGATGACATGTTAACGACTTCACTAAAAGCCATCGGTGGACACGGAGCCATTTCGGTATTGGCCAATGCCTATCCCGATATCTTTAAGACCATTTGCCATGGCAGTGCGGAAGAATCACTGGCGGCTACTTTCAGGCTATTGGACATCAATGCTTGGATGTATGTCGAAAGTAATCCCGTAGGAGTCAAAAATCTCCTCAAGCACATGGGCGTATGTGGCGATCAAGTGCGCCTCCCCTTGCTGAGGGCTACGGAAAGTCTGGACAAAAAAATCAAGGAACTTGCCGCAAAGGTTTAA
- a CDS encoding Maf family nucleotide pyrophosphatase: MKTILPHKKIILASKSPRRQELLKGLDINFEIRTKDVNEDFPAELPDNQVAAFLAEKKAAAFETDLNDNEILITSDTTVLINDKVLNKPNDQEEAVQMLQMLSGNVHHVISGVCIMDKAKKVVFDDITEVHFKHLSDDEIAHYIEKYHPFDKAGSYGVQEWIGYAAVYKLVGSFYTVMGLPVHKVYETLKNW, from the coding sequence TTGAAAACCATCTTACCCCATAAAAAAATAATTCTTGCCAGTAAGTCTCCACGAAGACAAGAGCTATTAAAAGGCCTTGACATCAATTTTGAGATCAGGACAAAGGATGTCAATGAAGATTTCCCTGCAGAACTCCCGGACAATCAGGTCGCGGCCTTTCTTGCGGAAAAGAAGGCGGCCGCTTTTGAGACTGACCTGAACGATAACGAAATCTTGATCACTTCCGACACCACTGTTTTAATCAACGACAAGGTCCTCAACAAACCGAATGATCAGGAAGAGGCCGTCCAAATGTTACAAATGCTATCCGGTAATGTCCATCACGTCATCTCCGGTGTCTGCATCATGGATAAGGCCAAAAAGGTTGTTTTTGACGATATCACGGAGGTACATTTCAAGCATCTTTCCGATGATGAAATAGCGCATTACATAGAAAAATATCATCCCTTTGATAAAGCAGGATCATATGGCGTTCAAGAGTGGATTGGCTATGCTGCAGTTTACAAATTAGTTGGTTCATTCTATACCGTCATGGGATTACCTGTGCACAAAGTATATGAAACACTCAAAAACTGGTAG
- a CDS encoding histone H1-like protein Hc1, translating into MSRFSEIKDLVTALESDFEKFYDKGNQAAGTRVRKGMQDLKNIAQDIRKEVQEIKNKE; encoded by the coding sequence ATGAGCAGATTTAGTGAAATTAAAGATCTCGTTACCGCTTTGGAGTCAGACTTCGAGAAGTTCTATGACAAAGGCAATCAAGCTGCTGGTACCAGAGTAAGAAAGGGAATGCAAGATCTTAAGAATATCGCACAAGATATTCGTAAAGAGGTTCAGGAAATCAAGAATAAAGAGTAA